The Pan troglodytes isolate AG18354 chromosome 1, NHGRI_mPanTro3-v2.0_pri, whole genome shotgun sequence genome includes a region encoding these proteins:
- the LELP1 gene encoding proline-rich protein 9 codes for MSFSEQQCKQPCVPPPCLPKTQELCQAKAEEVCLPTCQHPCQDKCLVQAQEVCLSQCQESTQEKCPQQGQDPCLPPCQDQCPPQCAEPCQELFQTKCVEVCPQKVQEKCSSPGKGK; via the coding sequence ATGTCCTTCAGTGAGCAGCAGTGCAAGCAGCCCTGTGTGCCCCCTCCATGCCTCCCAAAAACCCAGGAGCTGTGCCAAGCAAAGGCTGAGGAGGTGTGCCTCCCCACATGCCAGCACCCCTGCCAAGATAAGTGTCTAGTGCAGGCCCAGGAGGTATGTCTTTCTCAGTGTCAGGAATCAACTCAAGAAAAATGCCCACAGCAAGGCCAAGATCCATGCCTACCTCCATGCCAAGACCAGTGTCCACCTCAGTGTGCAGAGCCATGCCAGGAGCTATTCCAGACAAAATGTGTGGAGGTTTGCCCACAGAAAGTCCAGGAGAAGTGCTCATCCCCTGGCAAGGGAAAGTAG